Proteins encoded by one window of Fibrobacter sp. UWT2:
- a CDS encoding CotH kinase family protein, protein MNKKVAILPFAVAGALLIGCSDKAEESNPVTNPILGQQDPATTPYIDPVTGDYVNPETGEVIPTVDYVNPETGETVPGIQVTDPETGETVTVPVVIPDPVSSASQQGNEQPGVSSASTDPATNPTDPQNPNQSPVNPTSSAEVLYLSSSSLKEYDDNHKAKATFLPKAGFYSNLTIEPPTPQKGGQIKCTFDGSFPTQNSESITQATPITQNTVIRCSEFVNGQPADTTTQTYFIGENVSMPVVALTVNHYDMFDSSAGLYATGDLTNSGGMGMWGGVGGDDTNNPKCAEPCKQANFWRDDELPVHVEYFENGSSTNEKTWEIDAGISIIGNYSRYKPKKSVAIKMDNDDYGDKVLKYSFFKTRPEAKKMKSFNLRNNGNRFWTDYFGDPMLVSLMEGTDVDYQRSLQVVVFYNGEYFGIHDLRERLNRSYVETNYGIDSKSINVVKNCANGDQGCVNGWAPSGTNGASSTEFGQLANSITGGNFAGENNQSYAEIKTKLNVNSFAQYMIAEMYIHNGDWPNNNIRAWGSPQNGYPFKFMIFDVDHGYGFTPGIMGFDTESQNMFQWVLGSATDNSQGGQQPGGQQPGGMGGIGGIGGGWGGGFGMGGANTTIGNMLKKLLANPEFKHLFINQGCILLNDYLTYEKVQKAVQTMAAMIPSSEQSRDEQRWPRTQAKYNWSPSGADILRFAQNRTETFRQELATYFGLQGETTVSISASGSGTILVDGMKLPSSNYQGKFFTGVDMVLTAIPETGRVFSGWADGNTENPRKVQIANGATYSAIFK, encoded by the coding sequence ATGAATAAAAAAGTTGCAATTTTACCTTTCGCCGTCGCTGGAGCATTGCTTATCGGTTGTTCCGACAAGGCTGAAGAATCTAATCCTGTCACCAACCCCATTCTTGGGCAACAGGATCCTGCCACAACTCCTTACATTGACCCTGTAACAGGCGACTACGTCAATCCTGAAACTGGCGAAGTTATTCCGACTGTCGATTACGTCAATCCCGAAACCGGCGAAACAGTTCCCGGCATTCAAGTGACCGACCCCGAAACAGGCGAAACGGTAACCGTTCCTGTCGTCATCCCGGATCCAGTTTCTAGCGCCTCTCAGCAGGGCAACGAACAACCTGGCGTATCGAGCGCATCGACGGATCCTGCCACGAATCCGACCGATCCTCAAAACCCGAACCAAAGCCCGGTCAATCCGACTTCTTCTGCAGAAGTCCTCTATCTGTCTTCTAGTAGCCTCAAGGAATATGATGACAACCACAAGGCAAAGGCCACGTTCCTGCCCAAGGCCGGTTTCTACTCGAATTTGACTATTGAACCGCCTACCCCGCAAAAGGGCGGCCAGATCAAGTGTACTTTTGACGGTTCCTTCCCCACTCAGAATTCCGAATCTATCACGCAGGCAACGCCGATTACGCAGAACACCGTCATCCGCTGCTCTGAATTCGTGAACGGCCAGCCGGCCGATACTACCACGCAGACCTACTTCATTGGCGAAAACGTCTCGATGCCTGTGGTGGCCTTGACCGTGAATCACTACGACATGTTCGACTCCAGTGCAGGCCTTTACGCAACCGGCGACTTGACCAATAGCGGCGGCATGGGCATGTGGGGCGGCGTCGGCGGTGATGACACCAACAACCCCAAATGTGCAGAACCTTGCAAACAGGCAAACTTCTGGCGCGACGACGAACTTCCCGTTCACGTGGAATACTTCGAAAACGGAAGTTCCACCAACGAAAAGACCTGGGAAATCGACGCCGGCATTTCGATTATCGGTAACTACAGCCGTTACAAACCCAAGAAGAGCGTTGCCATCAAGATGGACAACGACGACTATGGCGACAAGGTTTTAAAATATTCTTTCTTCAAGACTCGCCCCGAAGCAAAGAAGATGAAGAGTTTCAACCTGCGCAACAACGGTAACCGTTTCTGGACCGACTACTTTGGCGACCCCATGCTGGTGAGTCTGATGGAAGGCACCGATGTGGATTACCAGCGTAGCCTCCAGGTAGTCGTATTCTACAACGGCGAATACTTCGGCATTCATGACTTGCGCGAACGCTTGAACAGAAGCTATGTCGAAACCAATTACGGCATCGATTCCAAGAGCATCAACGTCGTCAAGAACTGCGCCAATGGCGACCAGGGTTGCGTCAACGGATGGGCACCCAGCGGCACCAACGGAGCATCCAGCACCGAATTCGGCCAGTTGGCAAATTCCATTACCGGCGGCAATTTCGCTGGCGAAAACAACCAGTCTTACGCCGAAATTAAGACAAAGCTGAACGTCAACAGTTTTGCACAATATATGATCGCCGAAATGTACATCCATAACGGCGACTGGCCCAACAACAACATTCGCGCCTGGGGCAGCCCGCAAAACGGATACCCCTTCAAGTTCATGATTTTCGACGTGGACCATGGTTACGGTTTTACCCCGGGCATTATGGGCTTCGATACGGAAAGCCAGAACATGTTCCAGTGGGTGCTGGGTAGCGCCACAGACAACAGCCAAGGCGGTCAGCAACCTGGTGGACAACAGCCCGGTGGCATGGGCGGTATAGGCGGCATCGGCGGCGGCTGGGGTGGCGGCTTCGGCATGGGCGGCGCAAATACCACCATCGGCAACATGCTGAAAAAGCTCCTCGCAAACCCCGAATTCAAGCACTTGTTCATCAACCAGGGTTGCATTCTCTTGAACGACTACCTGACTTACGAAAAAGTCCAGAAGGCCGTACAGACAATGGCCGCCATGATTCCGAGCTCCGAACAGTCTCGTGATGAACAGCGCTGGCCCCGTACCCAGGCAAAGTACAACTGGTCTCCTTCTGGCGCAGACATTCTGAGATTCGCCCAGAACCGCACCGAAACCTTCAGGCAGGAACTTGCAACCTACTTCGGTCTCCAGGGCGAAACTACCGTCAGCATCTCTGCTAGCGGCAGCGGCACCATCCTGGTCGACGGCATGAAGCTCCCCAGTTCCAATTATCAGGGCAAATTCTTTACTGGCGTAGACATGGTCCTTACCGCAATTCCCGAAACTGGACGCGTGTTCAGCGGATGGGCTGACGGCAACACCGAGAACCCGAGAAAGGTGCAAATCGCCAACGGCGCCACCTACTCCGCCATCTTCAAGTAA
- a CDS encoding FISUMP domain-containing protein: MKKSILALSFSMVFVAALLSACGGSGSDADDYEGYDPSSGHSGGGKGEFFKTGSMVDSRDGKTYKTVKIGNQVWMAENLAFYDTIGIPELTKAPSSDYNSWSGDIMPIASILDSEATPAAKESSVQKYSYDAAMNFEYYSDTSYNDGICPPGWHLPAMAEFDVLKEVLLSVCEAGAACSIADESGWGKAETYWTSNPADGVRINSEYGYSYRSNSYDAVSYTVDVYNTSYFVADFSGKTSKLNVRCVQGAVLDSVSALKSFMAVREKNIEAMRLADSVWQYIQRGAKNYFNDSLEYSYFTDPRDGNVYGYLKIGSYFWMAENMRYTVGDAFCDSYLKCNASSHQDTLSYFDIGLSYRASVKDSVCPDGWHLPSKEEWLDLRAASENNGDFFGNDEMWDPSWVTATNSTGFTMLTTTYGSARERSAFNEAAFWVRGDSVYVRLKIDTVYIDDPVEEPVVVVPEDSTADSLVADTAVVSDSTVADSLPEVPERKFILDTTRTETQYYSYYEYDWMGSFGLQTTSSSYDSFSVRCVKDY, encoded by the coding sequence ATGAAAAAAAGCATTCTTGCTTTATCTTTTTCCATGGTGTTTGTCGCAGCCCTTTTGTCCGCTTGTGGCGGCAGCGGTAGCGATGCCGACGATTACGAAGGCTATGACCCTTCATCGGGACATTCCGGTGGTGGCAAGGGAGAATTCTTCAAGACGGGTTCAATGGTTGACTCGCGCGATGGAAAGACGTACAAGACGGTTAAAATCGGCAATCAAGTGTGGATGGCCGAGAACTTGGCTTTTTACGATACGATAGGAATTCCGGAACTGACAAAAGCTCCGTCTAGTGATTATAACAGCTGGTCTGGAGATATTATGCCTATTGCTTCGATTCTTGATTCGGAAGCAACGCCTGCTGCCAAGGAATCTTCGGTTCAGAAATACTCTTATGATGCCGCCATGAATTTTGAATACTACAGCGACACCTCCTATAACGATGGAATTTGCCCGCCGGGTTGGCACTTGCCCGCCATGGCCGAATTCGATGTCCTTAAGGAAGTCTTGCTGTCGGTGTGTGAAGCGGGGGCGGCATGCTCCATAGCCGATGAAAGTGGCTGGGGAAAAGCTGAAACCTATTGGACGAGTAATCCTGCTGATGGAGTCCGCATCAATTCGGAATATGGATATTCTTACAGGTCCAATTCTTACGATGCCGTTTCTTATACGGTAGACGTTTATAACACTTCCTACTTTGTTGCGGATTTCTCGGGAAAAACAAGCAAATTGAATGTCCGCTGTGTTCAGGGTGCCGTTTTGGACTCTGTTTCTGCTCTAAAATCCTTTATGGCAGTTCGAGAAAAGAATATAGAGGCAATGCGTTTAGCCGATTCTGTATGGCAGTACATTCAGAGAGGTGCCAAGAATTATTTTAACGATTCTCTTGAATACAGCTATTTTACGGATCCGCGAGACGGCAATGTCTACGGGTATCTGAAAATCGGTAGCTATTTCTGGATGGCCGAAAACATGCGCTATACTGTTGGTGATGCCTTTTGCGATTCTTACCTCAAATGCAATGCCAGTTCTCATCAAGATACTCTTTCGTATTTTGACATTGGACTTTCATATAGAGCTTCTGTAAAAGATTCCGTATGTCCGGACGGATGGCATCTGCCTTCTAAAGAGGAATGGCTTGACTTGAGAGCGGCTTCTGAAAATAATGGTGATTTCTTTGGCAATGACGAAATGTGGGATCCTTCTTGGGTGACCGCTACGAATTCGACGGGCTTCACGATGCTGACAACAACTTACGGAAGTGCTCGTGAGAGAAGTGCGTTTAATGAGGCAGCTTTTTGGGTGCGAGGCGATTCCGTGTATGTTCGTTTGAAAATCGATACGGTTTACATCGATGATCCCGTGGAAGAGCCCGTTGTTGTTGTGCCTGAGGATTCTACGGCTGATTCCCTGGTGGCCGATACGGCGGTTGTTTCGGATTCTACGGTTGCCGATTCGTTGCCGGAAGTTCCTGAACGCAAGTTTATTCTCGATACGACGCGTACTGAAACTCAATATTATTCCTACTACGAATACGACTGGATGGGAAGTTTCGGCTTGCAGACGACTTCTTCTAGCTATGATTCGTTCAGCGTCCGTTGCGTCAAGGACTATTAA